The window GAATTGACAATATCTTGATGATCAGGAGGCCATTTGCTGCGTTTTCTGGTTTGTTGGATCCAGGAAAGAGTGGGTAACATTCTCCAATTGGTTTCGTAGTGAAACTCTTGCTGAGCTGAGACGTGCATCCCTTTAGCTTCAGAGGGTAAAAGATCACCAAAAACAATTGTTGTTGCTGCCGATTTCTTCTCAATCACTATGGGATTGTTCCTGTGATTCCACAACTCTCCTCCAGGCTCAAATACAACATGTTCCATGCCCAGTTGGTGTCTTGAAAGCTCTACTGCTCTGGTCTTGTTCCACACAAAAGGACTGATGAGAAAAGTACCCAAGAATGTCCTTTGGAAACCGTTTGAATCAGTGACAAATAGATGCTCTACTCCACTGTCTGATTTTGATTCCATGGGTGCCTCCTCTTCTATTACATCCTGTTTGAAGAGAATCAGGTCGTCCTTGATGGGTTGATCATCTTTCTGAATGGTGATTGTTGGAATCTCGGTTTGATCTTCTTGAACTAGTGCAGCCAAGTCTGATTGTGCAACTGAGTCTGGTTCTGCATCTTTGAGTTCTGAGACAGTTGAGGAAGCGCTTGGTTCTGTACTTCTAAGGATGGAGATATAGTCTTGGACTGTTTAAGTTGTTTCTCCACATCCCTAAACGCTTGTGAAATTGCCTTCCTTATGCTATCTTCAAAGGAATGGGTTGATGTTTTGCTTGATGAAACCAGGTTACTAGATGGACTTGATCTCTTACTGTCTGGTTGTTTCTGAACTGATAATGAAGAACATAGATATGTCTCAGGCTGCTTTTGAATAACTTCCTTGTGGTACTGTCTTGGAACGTACTCTCTACGCATCAAAGCCCTCAGCTTAAGCCATGTTTCCACTGGTTCTTTTCCATCAAGTCTTCTGCACTTTATCAACTGATTCCACCATCTTAAAGCATGACCACAAAACTCAGCAGTAGCCATTTGAATCTTCTTTCTTTCAGCATAGTGTTGACTACTGAAAATCAACTcaatcttcttttcccactTCACATAAGCTTCAGGAGCCGCCTTGCCATGGAATGGAGGGATTTGAAATTCATATACAGCATGCTTCCGGTTCCTGTCAAACTGATCAAACTCTTTTTGCTTGTACTCATCGCTGGTTGATCTTGA is drawn from Brassica napus cultivar Da-Ae unplaced genomic scaffold, Da-Ae ScsIHWf_2517;HRSCAF=3254, whole genome shotgun sequence and contains these coding sequences:
- the LOC125601291 gene encoding uncharacterized protein LOC125601291 → MEKEHKGKHHPKKNRECSRSTSDEYKQKEFDQFDRNRKHAVYEFQIPPFHGKAAPEAYVKWEKKIELIFSSQHYAERKKIQMATAEFCGHALRWWNQLIKCRRLDGKEPVETWLKLRALMRREYVPRQYHKEVIQKQPETYLCSSLSVQKQPDSKRSSPSSNLVSSSKTSTHSFEDSIRKAISQAFRDVEKQLKQSKTISPSLEVQNQALPQLSQNSKMQNQTQLHNQTWLH